In Bacteroidales bacterium, one genomic interval encodes:
- a CDS encoding T9SS type A sorting domain-containing protein, translating into MRTGFLLFLILLIGQSVNSYGQEMLLDLQTLPIKDVKVTKIKAKVKSSSLLTVPFFDDFSKGLDYPDPDKWTNSYVFINQTYPINPPTIGVATFDAINQKGELYKYLSTTSQIADTLSSQPIDLNFPESDSIYFSFQYQPKGLGKAPQPNDSLVVEFLSNQDNKWIRAWSVSADFTNNIVHEKHQLYKKVVAQKAIDISNHFFNVMIPIKDVRFLKTGFRLRFVNYASLPLNIQIPSLRGNGDHWHIDLVYINKNRSNADTLLRDISFSKPLKSLLKNYESIPWKHFNGVAKQSELANPLTFDITYKNLGQETWNVTRKYIITDQSEPSVPFLFSGGADNITFLETFYHSREFEYPFSSNWEDSAKYTMESFLVTDLDDSTRYLRWNDTTRYTQQFLNYYAYDDGSAENGYGIYGEGSQTGMVAQKFYSYVEDSLKGVWIYFNRIHADTLLHYYPEQVSFKLTVWKDLNGKPGDTLYQKIGLKPIYKNGLNKFILYAVDKPLKIGGDFWVGWVNTSTDMLNVGFDLNNVHNDKLYYNLTGEWTKSQFEGSLMIRPVFGNLTHNPTIVEKLTTPADFTIYPNPASNFINLNIDEDAKPELIRVFNLSGQVVISKLYQSNSVDLGNLSTGIYMFQLTFHNRTTTTKKLVIIK; encoded by the coding sequence ATGAGAACAGGCTTTTTACTTTTTTTGATTCTATTAATTGGACAATCTGTAAATTCTTATGGACAGGAAATGCTATTAGATCTGCAAACACTACCCATTAAGGATGTTAAGGTTACTAAAATAAAAGCTAAAGTCAAGTCAAGTTCGTTGCTAACTGTACCTTTCTTTGATGATTTTTCGAAAGGATTAGATTACCCTGATCCGGATAAGTGGACAAATTCATATGTGTTTATAAATCAAACCTATCCCATTAACCCTCCGACTATCGGAGTTGCTACGTTTGATGCAATAAATCAGAAAGGCGAACTTTACAAGTACCTTTCAACAACTTCGCAGATTGCAGACACTCTATCATCACAACCCATTGATCTAAATTTTCCAGAAAGTGACAGCATATATTTTTCGTTTCAATACCAACCAAAAGGGTTAGGGAAGGCACCACAACCAAATGATTCACTTGTAGTTGAATTCCTGTCGAATCAAGATAATAAATGGATTCGTGCTTGGTCGGTTTCAGCGGATTTTACGAATAATATTGTACATGAAAAGCATCAACTATATAAAAAAGTGGTTGCTCAAAAAGCGATCGATATCTCGAATCATTTTTTTAATGTGATGATCCCTATTAAGGATGTTCGCTTCCTAAAGACAGGATTCCGGCTGAGATTTGTGAACTATGCATCTTTACCCTTGAATATTCAAATACCCAGCTTAAGGGGTAATGGCGATCATTGGCATATCGATTTAGTATATATCAACAAAAATCGTTCAAATGCTGATACTTTACTTAGAGATATTTCATTTAGTAAACCTTTAAAATCATTACTAAAGAATTACGAATCAATTCCCTGGAAACATTTTAATGGTGTAGCCAAACAATCTGAGTTGGCAAATCCATTAACTTTCGATATTACTTATAAAAATCTTGGTCAAGAGACATGGAACGTAACTCGAAAATATATTATTACCGATCAATCTGAACCGAGCGTTCCCTTCCTTTTCTCAGGAGGTGCAGACAATATAACCTTTTTGGAAACATTTTACCATTCTCGAGAATTTGAATACCCTTTTTCATCAAATTGGGAGGATTCAGCTAAATATACGATGGAGAGTTTTCTTGTAACCGATCTTGATGATAGCACAAGATACCTTCGGTGGAACGATACAACTAGGTATACCCAACAATTTCTCAACTACTACGCCTACGATGATGGTTCTGCTGAGAATGGTTATGGGATTTACGGTGAGGGTAGTCAGACAGGAATGGTAGCACAGAAATTTTACTCTTACGTCGAAGATTCTCTAAAAGGAGTTTGGATTTATTTTAACCGTATACACGCTGATACATTGCTTCATTACTATCCTGAACAGGTTTCTTTTAAACTAACGGTATGGAAGGATTTAAATGGCAAACCTGGTGATACTCTGTATCAGAAAATAGGATTAAAACCCATTTATAAGAATGGCTTGAATAAGTTTATTCTCTATGCAGTGGATAAACCATTGAAAATTGGAGGTGATTTTTGGGTGGGATGGGTAAATACTTCTACTGATATGCTCAACGTGGGTTTTGATTTAAATAATGTTCATAACGATAAACTTTACTACAATCTTACTGGAGAATGGACGAAATCACAATTCGAGGGGTCTCTTATGATTCGACCTGTATTCGGTAATCTTACCCATAATCCTACTATAGTTGAAAAACTAACAACTCCCGCTGATTTTACTATTTACCCAAATCCAGCATCGAATTTTATAAATCTGAATATTGATGAGGACGCTAAACCCGAATTGATAAGGGTTTTTAACCTTTCAGGACAAGTTGTTATAAGTAAATTGTATCAAAGCAATAGTGTCGATTTAGGAAATCTTTCCACTGGAATTTACATGTTCCAGCTAACATTTCACAACAGAACTACAACCACTAAAAAGTTGGTAATCATAAAATGA
- a CDS encoding PASTA domain-containing protein, which translates to MLEYFKKIIKRVYSNYNVQTVLYPLGFMIGSVLLFFIFLFIFTRHGQSYPVPSFSGLKHNEVVKLAKKYKLRAEIADSVYILTRKPGTVVDQIPIAGTKVKQNRRVLLTINARNPKKVEMPNIVGVTLRQAKGILDQQGLIVGNLVFVPDIAVNNILEQKFKGKFLEPGTMIPKGSRIDLVLGRGMQNEKGGLPLLIGLNQSESRSRLIDASLNLGQVRYDETIKDYKDTLNAMVYSQYPAYSEESNSISFGARVDIWLTLNESRVPKIKAELGLDSSYIKIDTTKIDDIVE; encoded by the coding sequence ATGTTGGAGTATTTTAAAAAGATAATTAAAAGGGTATACTCAAACTATAACGTTCAAACCGTTCTATACCCTTTAGGTTTTATGATTGGCTCGGTCCTTCTGTTTTTTATTTTTTTATTCATTTTCACTCGTCATGGACAAAGTTATCCTGTTCCAAGTTTTAGCGGGTTGAAACACAACGAAGTGGTTAAACTGGCTAAAAAGTATAAGTTAAGGGCGGAGATAGCCGATTCGGTTTATATTCTAACACGTAAACCAGGAACGGTTGTTGACCAGATCCCAATTGCAGGTACCAAAGTAAAGCAGAATCGCCGAGTACTTCTTACCATTAATGCTCGCAATCCTAAGAAGGTTGAGATGCCTAATATTGTTGGTGTTACACTTCGTCAAGCAAAAGGAATTCTTGACCAACAAGGACTTATAGTTGGCAATTTAGTTTTTGTTCCAGATATTGCAGTGAACAATATTCTTGAACAAAAATTCAAAGGAAAATTCCTTGAACCCGGCACTATGATTCCTAAAGGTTCGAGGATAGATTTGGTTTTGGGTAGGGGTATGCAAAACGAAAAAGGAGGACTTCCCTTGCTAATAGGTCTTAATCAGAGTGAATCGAGAAGTAGATTAATTGATGCTTCCTTAAATTTAGGTCAGGTTAGGTACGATGAAACAATAAAAGACTACAAGGACACGTTGAATGCAATGGTGTATAGTCAGTACCCTGCATACTCTGAGGAATCAAATTCTATTAGCTTTGGCGCAAGGGTTGATATCTGGTTAACTCTAAATGAGTCAAGAGTTCCAAAGATTAAGGCAGAGTTGGGACTTGATTCATCATATATAAAGATTGATACTACAAAAATTGATGATATAGTTGAATGA
- a CDS encoding CofH family radical SAM protein — protein sequence MDPHRNLDLSAFIKKNKFVEPLASISSKILKGGRITISETVQLYENADLGLLSMLANYVRDIKNGNHVYFNKNFHIEPTNTCIYNCKFCSYHKAASDPESWEMTLNEIAKLAESYEGKSITEVHVVGGVHPKWDIGYYGKIIKSIKKVLPNVHVKAFSAIELEYVIKKANLSHREGMKKLKGYGLDSIPGGGAEIFDPEVREKICSDKATGRQWLEVHEAAHLEGVPSNATMLYGHIESYKHRAEHMYAIRNLQDRTGGFNCFIPLKFRAQHNKLGYLGEVETVEDLRNFAVSRIFFDNINHIKAYWPMLGKQNTKLAISFGVDDIDGTIDDTTKIYSMAGAEDQKPSMTVEMLTDIIKNSGKTPVERDSLYNIIKYY from the coding sequence CAAAATATTAAAAGGAGGACGAATAACCATTTCCGAAACTGTTCAGCTTTATGAAAATGCTGATTTGGGTTTATTAAGTATGTTAGCAAATTATGTTCGTGATATAAAAAATGGAAATCACGTCTACTTTAATAAGAATTTTCATATCGAGCCAACAAATACATGTATCTACAATTGTAAATTCTGTTCATACCACAAAGCGGCAAGTGATCCTGAGAGTTGGGAGATGACACTAAATGAAATTGCAAAACTTGCCGAAAGCTATGAAGGAAAAAGCATTACCGAAGTACATGTTGTTGGGGGTGTTCATCCTAAATGGGATATTGGCTACTATGGAAAAATAATTAAGAGCATCAAGAAAGTGCTGCCCAATGTGCACGTAAAAGCCTTTTCTGCAATTGAATTGGAGTATGTTATAAAAAAAGCAAATCTCAGCCATCGAGAAGGAATGAAGAAATTAAAAGGGTATGGATTGGATTCCATTCCAGGAGGAGGTGCTGAAATATTTGATCCCGAAGTTCGCGAAAAAATATGTTCCGATAAAGCTACAGGCCGGCAATGGCTTGAGGTTCATGAGGCTGCACATTTAGAAGGAGTGCCCTCGAATGCGACAATGCTCTATGGGCATATCGAAAGTTATAAGCACCGTGCTGAGCACATGTATGCTATTCGGAATCTTCAAGATAGAACCGGAGGTTTTAACTGCTTTATTCCTTTAAAGTTTAGGGCGCAACATAACAAACTAGGTTATCTTGGAGAGGTAGAAACGGTTGAAGATTTAAGAAATTTTGCAGTTTCTAGAATATTCTTCGATAATATCAACCACATTAAGGCCTATTGGCCAATGCTGGGGAAGCAAAATACAAAGTTAGCAATCTCTTTTGGGGTTGATGATATTGATGGAACAATTGATGATACAACAAAGATTTACTCAATGGCAGGAGCAGAGGATCAAAAACCCTCTATGACCGTTGAAATGCTTACTGATATTATAAAAAATTCGGGTAAAACTCCTGTTGAAAGAGATTCTCTTTACAATATTATTAAGTACTATTAA